A region of Myxococcus stipitatus DSM 14675 DNA encodes the following proteins:
- a CDS encoding KR domain-containing protein, whose product MEQQGQGRSLAERLAALSPERRALLELALKGQAPAPRAARARPPLSAVFPEGTEDFRSLAPLPEVSASFSWVQAAQGAGTEEQARLLADAHRDLRGALFRAVDLTTCERVLGFGGDDGREWVSLARRPGTFRVIGHASSPQEAEAARARVRAHSLEGRIQVVSGGLDADGLETGFDVAFGWEVLRHPDERAPLFAALGRKVREGGRLVLGDVFLKTALSLPHVEPLALPLLDELVGWLTSNGFLATDCVDAASEMGNFLHEPALDARLSQLGWGAEDVRAEAARSHEVLGGLLRGGAAAYVLLTAEKRGELAPERLEAMNREQLMRTRRYADLPHAWLYAPRWRRVASALPAESERDTAHCLVFSDRGGLGAALARSMSGTGARCTFVHRGEVFRRHDDGSYEVPIRNPEDFLRLTEALASEGTVPSRVVYLWSLDGPKPEGLTVSQLQDETLDVCGGLLYLTQALLKAGASHPASPSLWLVTRGAQRADDAGGVPGLAGASLWGLGKAIAYEHPELDCRRVDVDPGRDVEESARALWTELRSRDGEDQVLLHEGARRVLRLARHRQWDWEGAGRLQFRADATYLVTGGLGGLGLQVARWMVRRGARNLVLLGRKRASDVSTEEVREMRAQGAAIISLAGVSVDSDLDFVMAGISKRMPPLRGIVHAMTEVDDGILLHQTRERLGRVFTAKVAGAWNLHRWLEGTPLDFFHMVSSSTSLMGGSGQASHLSATSFLDGLAEYRRSLGLPGQSSSWGAWAQPGDEASEALDARMRKRGVGMVPAAEAFSVLEQVFGPVPASVGVMPIHWPTFLGGLPGDGPPPLFADFGGDARPARAELRRELLRRVRGGSVEEGRGAVLEWFREQVAKVLELNASQWPEPEQTLHELGLDSLMGVELKKLLHAQLRVEFPLQELLGGKSIGELSGSLYEALR is encoded by the coding sequence ATGGAACAACAGGGACAGGGGCGCAGCCTCGCGGAGCGGCTCGCCGCGCTTTCGCCCGAGCGACGGGCGCTGCTGGAGTTGGCGCTGAAGGGACAGGCTCCGGCGCCTCGTGCGGCGCGCGCGCGCCCTCCCTTGAGCGCGGTGTTCCCGGAGGGCACGGAGGACTTCCGGTCCCTCGCGCCACTGCCGGAGGTCTCCGCGTCGTTCTCCTGGGTGCAGGCCGCGCAAGGCGCTGGCACGGAAGAACAGGCGCGGCTCCTCGCGGATGCACACCGCGACCTGCGCGGGGCGCTGTTCAGGGCCGTGGACCTCACCACCTGTGAGCGAGTCCTCGGCTTCGGAGGCGATGACGGCCGCGAGTGGGTGTCGCTGGCCCGGCGGCCCGGGACGTTCCGCGTCATCGGGCATGCGTCCTCGCCCCAGGAGGCGGAGGCCGCGCGCGCGAGGGTGCGGGCCCATTCGCTGGAGGGACGCATCCAGGTCGTGTCGGGCGGACTGGACGCGGACGGGCTGGAGACGGGCTTCGACGTCGCCTTCGGGTGGGAGGTCCTGCGCCATCCGGACGAGCGGGCGCCCCTCTTCGCCGCGCTGGGAAGGAAGGTCCGCGAGGGAGGCCGGCTGGTCCTCGGGGATGTGTTCCTGAAGACGGCCCTGTCGCTGCCCCATGTCGAGCCGCTGGCGTTGCCGCTCCTGGACGAGCTGGTCGGCTGGCTCACCTCGAATGGCTTCCTCGCCACGGACTGCGTGGACGCGGCGAGCGAGATGGGGAACTTCCTCCACGAGCCCGCGCTGGACGCGCGTCTGTCCCAGCTGGGCTGGGGCGCGGAGGACGTCCGCGCGGAGGCGGCGCGCTCGCACGAGGTGCTCGGAGGACTGCTCCGAGGCGGCGCGGCGGCCTACGTGCTGCTGACCGCGGAGAAGCGAGGCGAGCTGGCTCCAGAGCGGCTGGAGGCGATGAACCGCGAGCAGTTGATGCGGACACGCCGCTACGCCGACCTTCCGCACGCGTGGCTGTACGCGCCCCGGTGGCGACGCGTCGCGAGCGCGCTCCCCGCCGAGTCGGAGCGCGACACGGCGCACTGCCTCGTCTTCTCCGACCGAGGCGGGCTGGGGGCGGCGCTCGCGCGGAGCATGTCGGGCACGGGGGCGCGCTGCACCTTCGTCCACCGGGGCGAGGTGTTCCGGCGCCACGATGACGGCAGCTACGAGGTGCCCATCCGGAACCCCGAGGACTTCCTCCGGCTGACGGAGGCGCTGGCCTCGGAGGGCACGGTTCCCTCGCGCGTCGTCTACCTGTGGAGCCTCGATGGGCCGAAGCCCGAGGGGCTCACCGTCTCCCAGCTCCAGGACGAGACGCTCGATGTGTGCGGCGGCCTGCTGTACCTCACGCAGGCCTTGCTCAAGGCGGGCGCGAGCCATCCCGCGTCGCCTTCCCTCTGGCTCGTGACGCGGGGCGCACAGCGCGCGGACGACGCGGGCGGTGTCCCGGGCCTGGCGGGCGCTTCGCTCTGGGGCCTGGGGAAGGCCATCGCCTACGAACATCCCGAGCTCGACTGCCGTCGGGTGGACGTGGACCCTGGGCGCGACGTGGAGGAGAGCGCCCGGGCGCTGTGGACGGAGCTGCGCTCGCGCGATGGCGAGGACCAGGTGCTGCTGCACGAAGGGGCGCGCCGGGTGCTGCGGCTGGCCCGTCACCGGCAATGGGACTGGGAGGGCGCGGGGCGGCTCCAGTTCCGCGCGGATGCGACCTACCTGGTGACAGGGGGACTGGGCGGCCTGGGGCTCCAGGTGGCGCGGTGGATGGTGCGGCGCGGGGCGCGCAACCTGGTGCTCCTGGGGCGCAAGCGGGCCAGCGACGTGTCCACCGAGGAGGTGCGTGAGATGCGGGCGCAGGGCGCGGCCATCATCTCGCTCGCGGGGGTGTCCGTGGACTCGGACCTCGACTTCGTGATGGCGGGCATCTCCAAGCGCATGCCTCCCTTGCGAGGCATCGTCCACGCGATGACGGAGGTGGACGACGGCATCCTCCTGCACCAGACGCGCGAGCGCCTGGGCCGGGTGTTCACCGCGAAGGTGGCGGGCGCCTGGAACCTGCACCGGTGGCTGGAGGGCACGCCGCTGGACTTCTTCCACATGGTGTCCTCGTCCACGTCGCTGATGGGCGGGTCGGGGCAGGCCAGCCACCTGTCCGCCACGTCCTTCCTGGATGGGCTCGCCGAGTACCGGCGGTCCTTGGGGCTCCCCGGCCAGAGCTCGAGCTGGGGCGCCTGGGCGCAGCCCGGTGACGAAGCCTCCGAGGCGCTGGACGCGCGCATGCGCAAGCGAGGCGTGGGCATGGTGCCCGCGGCGGAGGCGTTCTCGGTCCTGGAGCAGGTGTTCGGTCCCGTGCCCGCATCCGTGGGCGTGATGCCCATCCACTGGCCGACCTTCCTCGGAGGGCTGCCCGGGGATGGACCGCCGCCGCTGTTCGCCGACTTCGGTGGAGACGCCCGTCCGGCTCGCGCGGAGCTTCGTCGCGAGCTGCTGCGGCGCGTGCGCGGAGGCTCCGTGGAGGAGGGCCGCGGCGCGGTGCTCGAGTGGTTCCGCGAGCAGGTGGCGAAGGTCCTGGAGCTGAATGCCTCTCAATGGCCGGAGCCGGAGCAGACGCTGCATGAGCTCGGGCTCGATTCCTTGATGGGCGTGGAGCTCAAGAAGCTGCTGCACGCGCAGCTCCGGGTGGAGTTCCCGCTCCAGGAGCTGCTGGGCGGCAAGAGCATCGGCGAGCTGTCGGGGTCTCTCTACGAAGCGTTGCGTTGA
- a CDS encoding ArsA family ATPase: MTTRIRLVSGCGGVGKTTVAAATALAASRRGLRTLVFSFDTSRDLSGAFGLQVLAHPGPRGQPVRVEDSLHLQELDVSAELQRRWSSGRGELAALLGGGLEDVTAEEVALMPGLEVLLALLLLDEYTRARTYELIVIDGPSLGDLLRFVGGADAVSWFARRTRPPEQGARRVRPSRGDPDVLHAVSDRLMDVGTLLRDPTVTTVRWVTTLDARACQATRRACTALGLQGVALDGMVFNDLVPGGVPPLEELQGLAGPVPAMGMERQSDDVNGIAALESFASKLFRGEDPVRTVGSPPAVGVGKVAVDEYRLEVQLPFVRKGDVALSRREAELVIQVGALRRNVLLPRMVAQLPTSGARMDGEKLVIEFKKERVQT; the protein is encoded by the coding sequence ATGACGACCCGGATACGCCTTGTCTCGGGATGTGGTGGGGTGGGGAAGACGACGGTGGCGGCGGCCACGGCCCTGGCGGCTTCGCGCCGGGGGCTCCGCACGCTCGTCTTCTCCTTCGACACCTCGCGGGACCTGAGCGGGGCCTTCGGCCTGCAGGTGCTCGCGCATCCCGGCCCCCGAGGGCAGCCCGTTCGCGTCGAGGACTCCCTGCACCTCCAGGAGCTGGACGTCTCCGCGGAGCTCCAGCGCCGCTGGAGCTCGGGCCGAGGCGAGCTGGCCGCGCTGCTGGGCGGTGGGCTGGAGGATGTGACGGCGGAGGAGGTCGCGCTCATGCCGGGGCTGGAGGTGCTGCTGGCGCTCCTCCTGCTCGACGAGTACACCCGCGCGCGGACGTACGAGCTCATCGTCATCGATGGCCCCTCCTTGGGTGACCTGCTGCGCTTCGTCGGAGGCGCGGACGCGGTGAGCTGGTTCGCGCGCAGGACGAGGCCCCCGGAGCAGGGGGCTCGCCGCGTGAGGCCCTCGCGCGGGGACCCCGATGTGCTCCACGCCGTCAGCGACAGGCTGATGGACGTGGGGACCCTGCTGCGCGACCCCACCGTGACGACCGTGCGGTGGGTGACGACGCTGGATGCTCGGGCCTGTCAGGCCACGCGGCGCGCCTGCACGGCCCTCGGCCTGCAAGGTGTTGCCTTGGATGGAATGGTCTTCAATGACCTCGTGCCGGGAGGCGTGCCCCCGCTCGAGGAGCTCCAGGGCCTCGCGGGGCCCGTGCCCGCGATGGGGATGGAGCGTCAGAGTGACGATGTGAACGGAATCGCCGCGCTCGAGTCCTTCGCTTCGAAGCTCTTCCGGGGCGAGGACCCGGTGCGGACCGTGGGCTCCCCTCCCGCCGTCGGGGTGGGGAAGGTCGCGGTGGATGAGTACAGGCTGGAGGTCCAGCTGCCCTTCGTCCGCAAGGGCGATGTCGCCCTCTCCCGGCGCGAGGCGGAGCTGGTCATCCAGGTGGGCGCCCTCCGGCGCAATGTCCTGCTCCCGAGGATGGTCGCGCAGCTCCCCACCTCGGGGGCCCGGATGGATGGCGAGAAGCTTGTCATTGAGTTCAAGAAAGAAAGGGTTCAGACATGA
- a CDS encoding patatin-like phospholipase family protein, with protein MPYRILSLDGSSISGGTGYVATGMLGALRQTLDTAGERRTLLNQVDLFVGTSAGSFNAAFFAREEDPDSAYDRNLQFWGEAVAMNKKGVSLGRTLKAMTGTSSLLDSNYMRDYLSSYFGKTTRLGDLKRKVVIPSFQLDGTRKGLRTWKSKVFHNTGPETDPDLDELLVDVLMRSGSPPLSYPIYQGSKDRGSGYVDGGLYANNPSLVGLAQAINNISRPNKHESVDTLATEPPSLESILVLSMGNGIMSAFLDPTFKDGEANWGFAPWLLNLRDPMVLVKMLLEAGSDAVNYQCRMILRKKYLRLDPTVDQRLSAYDSQEVGTVLVGLLSQQGTMDQLQRAKRWVEKSGWLGEAQQGAQPSQVGT; from the coding sequence ATGCCCTATCGAATCCTGTCCCTGGACGGTTCCTCCATCTCCGGAGGTACAGGCTATGTCGCCACCGGGATGCTCGGCGCGCTTCGGCAGACGCTCGACACCGCGGGGGAGCGACGAACCCTCCTCAACCAGGTGGACCTCTTCGTGGGGACCTCCGCGGGCTCGTTCAACGCGGCGTTCTTCGCTCGGGAGGAAGACCCGGACAGCGCCTACGACCGGAACCTCCAGTTCTGGGGCGAGGCCGTCGCGATGAACAAGAAGGGCGTGTCCCTGGGACGCACCCTGAAGGCGATGACGGGCACCAGCTCGCTGCTCGACTCGAACTACATGCGCGACTACCTGAGCAGCTACTTCGGGAAGACGACGCGCCTGGGAGACCTCAAGCGCAAGGTCGTGATTCCCAGCTTCCAGCTCGACGGGACGCGCAAGGGCCTGCGGACCTGGAAGTCGAAGGTCTTCCACAACACCGGCCCGGAGACGGACCCGGACCTCGATGAGCTGCTGGTCGACGTGCTGATGCGCAGCGGCTCTCCGCCGCTCTCCTATCCCATCTATCAAGGCTCCAAGGACCGGGGCAGCGGCTACGTGGACGGGGGGCTCTACGCCAACAATCCCTCGCTCGTGGGGCTGGCGCAGGCCATCAACAACATCTCCCGTCCGAACAAGCATGAGTCGGTGGACACGCTGGCGACGGAGCCGCCCAGCCTGGAGTCCATCCTGGTGCTGTCGATGGGCAACGGAATCATGTCCGCGTTCCTCGACCCCACCTTCAAGGACGGAGAGGCCAACTGGGGCTTTGCCCCGTGGCTGCTCAACCTCCGCGACCCGATGGTCCTGGTGAAGATGCTGCTGGAGGCCGGCTCCGACGCGGTGAACTACCAGTGCCGGATGATTCTCCGGAAGAAGTACCTCCGGCTGGACCCCACCGTGGACCAGCGCCTCTCCGCCTATGACTCGCAGGAGGTGGGGACGGTGCTCGTCGGCCTGTTGAGCCAGCAGGGCACCATGGACCAGCTCCAGCGCGCGAAGCGGTGGGTCGAGAAGTCCGGCTGGCTGGGTGAGGCGCAGCAGGGCGCGCAGCCTTCACAAGTCGGGACCTGA